The Psychrobacter raelei genome contains the following window.
CCAAGATAAAGATGGTTTAGATGACACGCTACAAGCAGAGGTTGAAGACTTAGTTAAAGCTGCTGAAGAGGCTGAGAAAGCGGCAGAAGATGCCTTAGTTGAAGCCAACAAAGATGGTCTAATCACCCCTGAAGAGAATCAGAACCTGACTGATCTTAACAACGCGGTGACTGAGGCGAAAGACAAAGCACAAGCTAAGGTTGATGAGCTACCAGAGAGCACAGGTAAAGATAGCTTCCAAGATCGCTTAGATGTGATTGACGGCATTGTTGTGCCTGGCATTACAGACCAAGATAAAGATGGTTTAGATGACACGCTACAAGCAGAGGTTGAAGACTTAGTTAAAGCTGCTGAAGAGGCTGAGAAAGCGGCAGAAGATGCCTTAGTTGAAGCCAACAAAGATGGTCTAATCACCCCTGAAGAGAATCAGAACCTGACTGATCTTAACAACGCGGTGACTGAGGCGAAAGACAAAGCACAAGCTAAGGTTGATGAGCTACCAGAGAGCACAGGTAAAGATAGCTTCCAAGATCGCTTAGATGTGATTGACGGCATTGTTGTGCCTGGCATTACAGACCAAGATAAAGATGGTTTAGATGACACGCTACAAGCAGAGGTTGAAGACTTAGTTAAAGCTGCTGAAGAGGCTGAGAAAGCGGCAGAAGATGCCTTAGTTGAAGCCAACAAAGATGGTCTAATCACCCCTGAAGAGAATCAGAACCTGACTGATCTTAACAACGCGGTGACTGAGGCGAAAGACAAAGCACAAGCTAAGGTTGATGAGCTACCAGAGAGCACAGGTAAAGATAGCTTCCAAGATCGCTTAGATGTGATTGACGGCATTGTTGTGCCTGGCATTACAGACCAAGATAAAGATGGTTTAGATGACACGCTACAAGCAGAGGTTGAAGACTTAGTTAAAGCTGCTGAAGAGGCTGAGAAAGCGGCAGAAGATGCCTTAGTTGAAGCCAACAAAGATGGTCTAATCACCCCTGAAGAGAATCAGAACCTGACTGATCTTAACAACGCGGTGACTGAGGCGAAAGACAAAGCACAAGCTAAGGTTGATGAGCTACCAGAGAGCACAGGTAAAGATAGCTTCCAAGATCGCTTAGATGTGATTGACGGCATTGTTGTGCCTGGCATTACAGACCAAGATAAAGATGGTTTAGATGACACGCTACAAGCAGAGGTTGAAGACTTAGTTAAAGCTGCTGAAGAGGCTGAGAAAGCGGCAGAAGATGCCTTAGTTGAAGCCAACAAAGATGGTCTAATCACCCCTGAAGAGAATCAGAACCTGACTGATCTTAACAACGCGGTGACTGAGGCGAAAGACAAAGCACAAGCTAAGGTTGATGAGCTACCAGAGAGCACAGGTAAAGATAGCTTCCAAGATCGCTTAGATGTGATTGACGGCATTGTTGTGCCTGGCATTACAGACCAAGATAAAGATGGTTTAGATGACACGCTACAAGCAGAGGTTGAAGACTTAGTTAAAGCTGCTGAAGAGGCTGAGAAAGCGGCAGAAGATGCCTTAGTTGAAGCCAACAAAGATGGTCTAATCACCCCTGAAGAGAATCAGAACCTGACTGATCTTAACAACGCGGTGACTGAGGCGAAAGACAAAGCACAAGCTAAGGTTGATGAGCTACCAGAGAGCACAGGTAAAGATAGCTTCCAAGATCGCTTAGATGTGATTGACGGCATTGTTGTGCCTGGCATTACAGACCAAGATAAAGATGGTTTAGATGACACGCTACAAGCAGAGGTTGAAGACTTAGTTAAAGCTGCTGAAGAGGCTGAGAAAGCGGCAGAAGATGCCTTAGTTGAAGCCAACAAAGATGGTCTAATCACCCCTGAAGAGAATCAGAACCTGACTGATCTTAACAACGCGGTGACTGAGGCGAAAGACAAAGCACAAGCTAAGGTTGATGAGCTACCAGAGAGCACAGGTAAAGATAGCTTCCAAGATCGCTTAGATGTGATTGACGGCATTGTTGTGCCTGGCATTACAGACCAAGATAAAGATGGTTTAGATGACACGCTACAAGCAGAGGTTGAAGACTTAGTTAAAGCTGCTGAAGAGGCTGAGAAAGCGGCAGAAGATGCCTTAGTTGAAGCCAACAAAGATGGTCTAATCACCCCTGAAGAGAATCAGAACCTGACTGATCTTAACAACGCGGTGACTGAGGCGAAAGACAAAGCACAAGCTAAGGTTGATGAGCTACCAGAGAGCACAGGTAAAGATAGCTTCCAAGATCGCTTAGATGTGATTGACGGCATTGTTGTGCCTGGCATTACAGACCAAGATAAAGAAAACAATCCTGCAACTGTGACAGACGCACAAGGTGCTGTTGTAGAAGATGCGGCAGAAACAACCATCAGCGGTACAGTCACCATTACAGATCTAGACGAAGGCGAAGCTTTTGCTCAGCCTCAAACAAAACAAGGTGCATATGGTACGTTTAGTGTCAATGAAAATGGTAACTGGAGCTATGCGCTGGATAACGGTAAACCAGAAGTACAGGCATTACGTGAAGGACAGACTGTTGAGGATATCTTTACTGTAACGAGTAAAGACGGCACAGGTACTGGCACAGTCACAGTGACGATCACAGGTACTAATGACCAGCCAAAGCTTGACGTTGTTGATATAGTTGATATAGTTACTGAGATTTATCAGGGCTATGTTGATACCAGCATGTCTATTGCTGATGCAAATGGTAGCGATATTGATGAAGGTGATGTATTAACGTACAGCCTACCTGATAATAATCAAGGGTATTTTGCGATTGATGAGAGTACAGGTGTAATCACTTTGACTGAAGCAGGTGTGGATTATATTAATGCCGGCAATGACTTGCCAAGTCAGCTAACAATCATGGTAAGTGATAACAGTGGTGCAAATAATGATTCAATCACTCAAATTATAGATTTACCTGCAACGATATTAGCAACCAGAGTTGTCTTTGTAGAAGTCACAGATGACTCTAACGAAGAAGTAGAGAATTTACCCGCTAATCAGAACTCTGCATATGGTGTTAATGGTGTGTATACCGGTATTGTTGCTAACAATAGTGATGGCAGTGTACAAACTGACCCTGCTGTTTTACAGGGACTAACCAACGATACAACACCAACGATTACTGTCACTCTCGAGAAACCACTTCGTACAGCTACTTCTGGTATTGCTGATGAAGCTGTACAGGTTGTCTTGACCCCAACACAGGGCGAGCCTGTCATACTTGATATGGGTCAAGCACAAGTCAGTGCCGATGGCATGACCTATACCTGGAGTAACTTTACTTTGGCGCAAACACAAGCGCTTGGTAATGACTATCGTGTAGATGCTCAAGTTGTGGCAGGTACCGTCAAGCCTACGTTATCTACAGAGTTTACCTTAGATACTCTAGCGGGTAGACCGACAGTATCATTGGTACAAGAAGAAAATGCTTTTGATGGAACCAATGACAGCGAAAACAACCAAGCTAATATTCAAGTTATCGGTGGGACTGGTGAAGTAGGTGGTACCGTTATCTTCGATGTCAATAGGAATGGCATCTTTGATGCAGGTGATGTCAGTACTGTGGCTGACGCAAATGGTAACTGGAAGCTAGCAATCTCTGAGTTAGCAGGTAAGTTTGACTTTGCTAATGATGGGGATACTACGACAGGCAGTGCTGAGACAACCAATAGCAGTGCAAATCGCAATCAAACCAAGGACTTATATGCAAACCTTATGTTTGTTGATAAGGCCGGTAATAAGTTGCCAAATGAGAGTTTTGCCAAGTTCTATCTGTTTGATGAAACGACAGGTGGCGCTGCTTTCCTTGCTAGTGATGAGCCATTGGGTGCGACTATTTATAATAGATATAATTCTAATGGCAAAAACTCTATCAACATTAACCAAAGAGGTGAAATTCAAACTGATGGAACAGGTCAGAATGTAGAAGCCATAGTGTTTGATAGTGATAATACTGATAAGCTAATCATTGTCGACGGCAATATGCAAGCCATAGCTGCCCCATTAATTGATTTTGCTGTACTTACAGGTAATGGTAATGATTTCTTCACCCTTTCAGGGCGTCAGTCTCTTAGAACACATGTCTATATGGGAGAAGGTGATGATACTTACGAAGGCTTTAGAATCAGAGGGTACGGTGGTAGGCCAATAGTTGATTTAGGCTCTGGCAATGACATTCTAAACATAGAAAGCTATGTTAGAACTGCCATTGTGAACTTAGGTGAGGGCAATGATACAGCAAACGTAGGTACCTATATTAGTGATACGGAGGTAAGACTAGGTAATGGTAACAACTTACTAACAGTAGGCAACTACCTTAAAGAGCGTACAACTATTACTGCAGGCTCTGGGAATGATACGATTAATATTGGTCAAACACTTAATGATGATAGTAGAGGAGGCGTATGGGTTAGTAATATCAATGCAGGTGATGGCGATAATACTATTAATATTAAGGGAAGATTAATAGCAAGTTTAGCCAGTGAAGCAGGATATGGTGAGATTATTACTGGGAGTGGCCAAGATAACATTACTATCTCTGGTATTGTCGATGGTAGGAACGCTAAAATCGATACCGGGTCTGGAAATGACGTCATTGATGTAGGTGTTATTCAGAGACAAGCCACAGTGATTACGGGTCCAGATGCCTTGACACCTGGTACCACTGATAATGACACATTAATAGCTGTTGCTTTGGATGATAACGCACTCGTTAGAACAGGAGCTGGTAATGATATTGTTAAAATTTCTAGCAATATAGTAAATAGCACGCTTAGTATGGGTTCTGGCATAGATCACTTGCAGGTAAACCAAGTTAGAGGAAACTCTACTATTGATATGGGAGAGGGTAATGACACCGTCAACATGGAAAGACTGGGTCAGACATTAGCTAGTACAGGTACCCCTAATTTAAGACTTGGTGCTGGTGCTGACAATCTTGATTTAGGAGTATTGCGTATAGGTAATATATACTCAGGGAATGATACTGACCAAGATATTATTAATATTAATAATATGGAAGCTGGGTATGTTGAATTGGGTAACACCGATATCCTCAATATCAGTAATTTACAGTCTGGCACTATTAAGTCTTCGCAAGGTGGTAACGATGTGAGTATTAGCGGTTCCATGACTGGAGGCACTATAGACCTTGGTACCGCCAGAGACGATGTAAGTATCGCGAATAAGTCAGCTGGTAATGTGTTCTTAGGTGATGGTAATGATACTATTGACGTGACAACACACTCGGGTGGCGATATCGATACTGGAGCGGGTAATGACACAGTGACTATCGATACCATGTCAGGTGGTAATATCTATCTCGCTAGCGGTAATGATACGATAAGTATTAATACCTTTACAGGAGGCACCTTAAATGGTGGTGATGGTACAGACACCCTTCACATCACTGGTGGTGGTAATACTTTAAGTTCAAGTAATATTTCAGCTATTGAGGTATTAGACCTAGGAGTTGGCAATAATGCAAACATTCTAAACCTTAGAAATGATGATGCTCGTAGCAATGGTTACAATAATATCCGCATTGATGGTGATGCTCTGGATACGGTCAATTTAACTAAGAATCTTGCCGGTCAAAATTGGACTAAAGGATCTATTGTTGGAGATTACACCATCTATGAAGCCACCTACTTTAGCCAAAAAGCTACCATCTATATCGATACCGATATTAAAGTTGTCATCTAACCCAATCTAATCTTTTTGCTTCACAAAAAAACCGCTCTCACTCTGAGGGCGGTTTTTTTATGCTTGCAGATATATCAATATTTGGTCTGTCTATCCTGTCTATGCAAACCCAAGATAGATTTTTTTAGCCTAAAACTTGATATCAATTAAAAATTTTAATACCCTTACTGCTTAGTTAAATATCACAGTTGTCTTGTATTACTTAAAGATAGCGTAAATCAGACTAAGGAGAACCTATACGTTTATGATCAAAAAAAAGCCCTACGATCCTGAGGTAAAGGGCTATAGAGCCTCATCCAACTTTCTATTAGATATTGCCCCTCTTGTACTAACTGCCATGATACTCATGGTGCAGTTCTTCATCTTCAAAGACTTTACCCCTCATATTCCGCTCGCTTGTGGTATTTTAATCACAGCACTATTCATGGCTGCGCGTGGTCGTAGCTGGGAGGGTATGGAGTCTCGATTTTTAAGAGTGATTAAGGTCGGTCTGCCAGCAATTATTATCCTTATGGGGGTGGGTATGCTTGTCGGCGCATGGATTATTGCCTAATAGCATTTGTTCTGCAAGATAGTTTGCCATCCATGCTATGATTACATCGTCATCGTCCTTGCTGAAACTGGCAAGTAACTTTTTACCTAAGTCGATAACTTTTTCTTGTGTCTCTAAGTCTTCCATCAGCAGATAAGATGAAGGTTTTGCTGTAAGGCAAGTTTCTGTCATTATTTATTTTCCTTCTATACGATTGAACCGCCCCGGGATTGTCGGAGACTCAATTTTCTGAGAGAATACGACAATGAAAACACGAAACTATACCCCTGAAATGAAAGAGCGAGCCGTCCGTATGCTAATTGAAGCTAAAGACGACTACCCATCCACCTGGTCAGCCATCAAAGCTATAGCACCAAAGATAGGTTGCACACCTGAGACCCTACGATCATGGCATAAAAAGCACGTAGATAAAACCATTCCTGCAAACATTCAAGCTCAAAGCCAAGCGGAGCGTATCAAAGAGCTTGAACGTGAGAACAGAGAGTTAAAGCAAGCCAATGAGATTATAAAGAAAGCAGCCGCTTTTTTCGCCCAGGCGGAGCTCGACCGCAAACCCAAGTAATGGTTGATTTTATTGACGACCACAAACAACAATATGGAGTCGAGCCAATCTGTAGAGTACTACCGATTGCTCCATCCACATACTATCGTGTTAAAGAGCTAGAAGAAAGTCCTGAAAAGCGTTCACAGCGTAGTCAGCATGACGACTTCTATCTTAATGAGATTAAACGTATTTGGAAGGACAGCAAATGCCGATACGGCGCTCGTAAAGTCTGGAAACAGTTGAAGGCAGAGGGTATACATCCTGCACGTTGCACTGTAGAGCGGTTAATGCGTCAGCATGGTATGCAGGGTATTTGGCGAGGTAAGGGTAAGGTAACCACTAAGTCTCGTGATGATCAAAAGCGTGCTGATGATTTAGTTAATCGTAACTTTAATGCCCATCGCCCTAACCAGCTATGGGTTGCTGACTTTACTTACGTTAAAACATTGAGTGGTTGGGTCTATACTGCCTTTATCATTGATGTGTTTGCTCGCGCTATCGTTGGTTGGAAAGTATCAGATCGAATGAACACGGATATGGTGATGGCAGCGTTAAATCAAGCCATTGCAGACAGAAACCATCCTAAAGATGTCATTCATCATAGTGATCGCGGCGTTCAGTACTTATCCATTCGCTATACGGATAAGATGGCTGATTCTGGCGTTATTGCATCTGTTGGTACAACCGGTGATTCATACGATAATGCGTTAGCTGAAACGGTTAACGGGCTTTATAAAACAGAGGTGATTGAATATTTAAAACAGCAGTGGCGGGATGCGTATGATGTTGAATTAGCAACCCTTGAATGGGTCGATTGGTTTAACAAAACTCGCATTCATAGTACGATTGGTTATGTGTCGCCTTTTGAGTTTGAGAGACGATACTATGATAGCCTTAATGAGTCAGACAAAGCTGCCTGACTCAAGCAATCAACTCTCCGATATAGTCGGGGCGGTTCATGTTGTTAGTGTTCACTATTTATTTCTACTCGTAAGTTTCCCATTGAAAGTGACGTACTATGTGTACGATATATAGCTGAACCTGAGCATTGGGGTAAACAGTATTAATAGCATAAGGAAGTCCCATAAACCATCAATACAGGCAATGAGAGGATGTCTTGCACCCCTCGGTTCTGTTGCTCAGTTAGAATACCTAGCGAGGACTTAGTGCCCTCATTCTCTGATAACCATATACCAAGTAACTCTTTTTTAGACCTCTTTCGAAACCTCAAACTGGGTATGATAAACTGGTATAAACCCATAATAACTAATAGGGGTTATGAAGTACCAGAACCTAAAAACAAAAGCACCTGAAGCATTTCGTCGTTACACAGGCATTACCCCAGATGTATTTGAATGTTATACATAGCATACTCAAACAAGCTTATAACATAAAGCATGCCAAAGGGGGAAGAAAACCCAAACTATGCGTAGCAGACCAGTTAATTATGACTCTTAGCTACTATAGAGAATACCGAACTAAGTTTCACCTTGCTCAAGACTATGAAATATCAGAAAGCAGCGTCTGTAAAACCATAAAATGGGTTGAAAGCACCTTAGTTAAAGACTCCAACCTATCGCTACCGAGTAAAAAAGAGTTGTGGCAAAATCCAAATACCGAGGTTGTACTGATTGATGCCACTGAAATTCCCGTATAACGTCAAAAAAAAGGCAAAGACGATACTATTCAGGTAAAAAGAAAAGGCACACCCTAAAGGCTCAAGTGGCTGTTGATAAACAACATAGCCAAAAGATTATTTGCAACGATTTTTCGACAGGAAGCTGCCACGATTTTACCTTGTTTAAACATACTTACTTAGCTATCAGCCAAGATAAAATACTCAAAATAGATTTAGGCTATCAAGGCATTCAACAATATCATAAAAATAGCGTATTACCCTTAAAGCATAGCAAGCATAATCCATTGACTAAAGCAGACAAACAAGCCAATAGGGGGTTGGTCGGATGCTTACGAAAAAATCCATTAACCACTTAACCCTTCAACTATCAATAAAAAATGTAGCACATACTTCATTAAAGCTGAAGATTGATTTTTCTTAGATTTTACAGGGCTAATAACGGATAATGCATAGCCATTGTAATTATCATCAGTGGTGATAGTACCTCTAAAATCTGGATAATTAGCTTTGAGATCTTCAGTTTTATTAAGTGTATCTTCACTGTCAACCAAAGAGCTCATCGTTCTTTTTTTCTTTTCATTGTTTTGAGACTTATACCTGATACTACAGACATTTATTCGCCAATAATGACTAGGTAATATCCGGCACATAACCTTTAAGTACTTGTAAAACAATTGCTTTTCTTTAAAAGGAAAACGAATTTCACTTTTTGAGGTATTCACTTTGTCATAGAACACTTTTAGCATGTCTTTTACATCTCGCCTGCTCGATGGGTCAGCATATAGCGTTTCAAGATTATCAAAACATAATTGCAGTAATGCATTATCTTCGCGATAATGGAGGGGTGTCGGGGCAATTAATATATGCTCTGACTTCTGCTTGCGATCTTTAGATATTAGTTTGTGATTGAGATTACCTTTTGAATCAGTCACTAAATTTAACGCACGCTCATATAACCTAAGTGCATCATCATAATTAAAGTTTAAACTACTTGCCTCGCTAACAGGCTGTCCGTCTTCAATATCATGAAGTAGCTTCTCAATCACTTCACGATTATAAATGCCGAAAACAGCCGAAACTTTTTGATTGTTGCTACTAGTATTTGAATCATGAGAGTCTTTATTGACCTTATTACAAATAGTTATGGTTGTACTTAATTGTTCAAGCTTAATCTTCCTATTTATGTAATGTCTGATTTGGCTTAAATCGACTGTATTTTCTTTGGCGTCAACAGCTAGTTTATTATGCTGATAGAGCTTGTTTCGATTAGTATTAATCAACTTGTAAACAATATGTGAAGGAAGTGTTAAGTTTGCTTGTTGTAGCTGATAACTGGCAATAATATCTGCTGTATGAATGTAGGAGCTAAAGGTTGTATTTAAGTCAGCATGACCTGCAAATTCCATCAAAGCATCCCAGTAGTTTGTTGAAACCTTGCGCACTTTGCCTAAAAAATGCTGTCTAATGGTAGTAAGTTGATTTTCATTATAGTCAATAAAATACTTTGCGATATTGTAATCACTACGCAAAATAACCGCCATATTAGAGATGGCATTATGCCTAAAGGCATGTAAGGTAATATCACGATATATAGTATCTGCTAATATTTTTTTAATAGGCTGCTCAATGCTATGTCGAGAGAGTATCTTTGACTGATATTGATAAGTAAATAAATAATTAATATTTTGAGTACGTCTAGAATTTAAAAACTTTTTAAACTGCTCAAGCTCGTCATCTAGCAGTAGTACTGATAAATAAATACGCCTTGTATCGTCATCAGATTTTAAGGAGCGGTATGGATTGGATCGTACAATAATATTGTACTCACTAAAGCTTTGATTGTCATATTCGATATCCTTGACCTGAAGACCGAGTATCTCGCTAATTCGCATTCCAGTACGATATAGTAGTGTCACCACTATATTTAAGAGCTGCTTATAATAATCGCTTATACCATGTTGGTTTGAAATGCTACTTTGTAGTACTTGATAAACCTGATATGGAATTAGGTAGCTTGAGACGATTTGAGG
Protein-coding sequences here:
- a CDS encoding IS3 family transposase (programmed frameshift), with translation MKTRNYTPEMKERAVRMLIEAKDDYPSTWSAIKAIAPKIGCTPETLRSWHKKHVDKTIPANIQAQSQAERIKELERENRELKQANEIIKKAAGFFRPGGARPQTQVMVDFIDDHKQQYGVEPICRVLPIAPSTYYRVKELEESPEKRSQRSQHDDFYLNEIKRIWKDSKCRYGARKVWKQLKAEGIHPARCTVERLMRQHGMQGIWRGKGKVTTKSRDDQKRADDLVNRNFNAHRPNQLWVADFTYVKTLSGWVYTAFIIDVFARAIVGWKVSDRMNTDMVMAALNQAIADRNHPKDVIHHSDRGVQYLSIRYTDKMADSGVIASVGTTGDSYDNALAETVNGLYKTEVIEYLKQQWRDAYDVELATLEWVDWFNKTRIHSTIGYVSPFEFERRYYDSLNESDKAA
- a CDS encoding transposase family protein → MYLNVIHSILKQAYNIKHAKGGRKPKLCVADQLIMTLSYYREYRTKFHLAQDYEISESSVCKTIKWVESTLVKDSNLSLPSKKELWQNPNTEVVLIDATEIPV
- a CDS encoding transposase is translated as MTSKKRQRRYYSGKKKRHTLKAQVAVDKQHSQKIICNDFSTGSCHDFTLFKHTYLAISQDKILKIDLGYQGIQQYHKNSVLPLKHSKHNPLTKADKQANRGLVGCLRKNPLTT
- a CDS encoding site-specific integrase; its protein translation is MSSNIKNSDNELFGHERRSSQRKKQRQEAIEQCKILCETLWQTFCVQNTQENISDDDINQLYDDILEQLKKCVPTKFIPFALFERKRFFEKINQKRKTLNLPPFPEPVIASRVSRPKNINDLDSFLYLSQAQEVANNAIDTWCQKNKFSLLDSISWFLFSLVSFAGYSDDKILKAIYEYMAEDKPVYQLFDDMLCLPIKIESPFYANEIKILNDSLQQLYITRLVIIDDISRLWLYKIQHQTGSDSFPKYHQVIKRLGEFTGEGFTVKSIHKSEYLKHNSVYWQTLPKVRLDIQLVQVLLGNQNQTSITQEQLLRYFQKIKQPKAVLSNNDIEKLTIESKDELRSTDDNSQQFKSDIVKDVRSILNSDAKKIRAKLEQLLTEPLFPNQIRLVTWIIDLHTTGNKISTLKRYLSDIGNDFIASTRDTDFFGWSKHNYHFIYDEILANKNQNRIGYTTTVICSLHSSLKRHFKAPDIDLRGGGDPQIVSSYLIPYQVYQVLQSSISNQHGISDYYKQLLNIVVTLLYRTGMRISEILGLQVKDIEYDNQSFSEYNIIVRSNPYRSLKSDDDTRRIYLSVLLLDDELEQFKKFLNSRRTQNINYLFTYQYQSKILSRHSIEQPIKKILADTIYRDITLHAFRHNAISNMAVILRSDYNIAKYFIDYNENQLTTIRQHFLGKVRKVSTNYWDALMEFAGHADLNTTFSSYIHTADIIASYQLQQANLTLPSHIVYKLINTNRNKLYQHNKLAVDAKENTVDLSQIRHYINRKIKLEQLSTTITICNKVNKDSHDSNTSSNNQKVSAVFGIYNREVIEKLLHDIEDGQPVSEASSLNFNYDDALRLYERALNLVTDSKGNLNHKLISKDRKQKSEHILIAPTPLHYREDNALLQLCFDNLETLYADPSSRRDVKDMLKVFYDKVNTSKSEIRFPFKEKQLFYKYLKVMCRILPSHYWRINVCSIRYKSQNNEKKKRTMSSLVDSEDTLNKTEDLKANYPDFRGTITTDDNYNGYALSVISPVKSKKNQSSALMKYVLHFLLIVEGLSG